The following proteins come from a genomic window of Armatimonadota bacterium:
- a CDS encoding cation transporter yields the protein MYTSLGVMVGLGVIWAGKRILPGTDLEWVDPVAANAVAALITKAAWRLTADSVRGLLDTGLGVDELGFIRDLLAGLRPQVCGHPHLHTRKAGATRFIEMHVVVDGNLTVTQSHAFTEAIIAGIRELFPKGRVMIHVEPCGYDCDALCRAGCLVPERQRPEIDR from the coding sequence GTGTACACTTCCCTGGGAGTCATGGTGGGGCTCGGGGTCATCTGGGCCGGGAAGCGCATCCTCCCCGGTACGGATCTGGAGTGGGTCGATCCTGTCGCAGCCAATGCGGTCGCGGCTCTGATCACCAAGGCTGCCTGGCGTCTCACTGCCGATTCCGTCAGGGGTCTGCTGGACACAGGTCTTGGCGTGGACGAGCTGGGGTTCATCCGGGATCTTCTCGCAGGACTGAGACCCCAGGTCTGCGGACACCCCCATCTGCATACCCGGAAGGCCGGCGCCACCAGGTTCATCGAGATGCACGTCGTCGTGGATGGCAATCTGACGGTCACGCAGTCGCACGCCTTCACTGAAGCGATCATCGCCGGCATCCGGGAGCTCTTTCCGAAAGGCCGGGTGATGATCCACGTTGAGCCGTGCGGCTACGACTGCGACGCTCTCTGCAGGGCGGGCTGCCTCGTTCCGGAGCGGCAGCGGCCCGAGATAGATCGATAG
- a CDS encoding cation diffusion facilitator family transporter has product MLLKLAVGISIGAVSIISEAVHSAVDLVAAVIALTAVRVSGKQADADHPFGHGKYENISGAVEALLIFAAAIWIVWESVRKLQHPAPMDAVDWGVAVMLLSAMTNMVVSARLFSVGRETDSIAIQADA; this is encoded by the coding sequence GTGCTGCTGAAGCTCGCAGTAGGCATCAGCATTGGCGCAGTCTCCATCATCTCAGAAGCCGTGCACTCAGCGGTGGACCTGGTCGCGGCGGTCATCGCTCTGACGGCCGTTCGCGTGTCGGGTAAACAGGCGGACGCAGACCACCCTTTCGGGCACGGCAAATACGAGAACATCTCCGGAGCCGTCGAAGCTCTGCTCATCTTCGCAGCTGCAATCTGGATCGTCTGGGAATCGGTCCGCAAGCTCCAGCACCCCGCGCCTATGGATGCGGTGGACTGGGGTGTGGCTGTCATGCTCCTGTCGGCTATGACCAACATGGTGGTATCGGCAAGGCTGTTCAGCGTCGGCAGGGAGACGGATTCCATCGCCATCCAGGCTGACGCGTGA